In a single window of the Nilaparvata lugens isolate BPH chromosome 1, ASM1435652v1, whole genome shotgun sequence genome:
- the LOC111064308 gene encoding uncharacterized protein LOC111064308 has translation MNTDMQTDSSMNVIIDKCPLLLFLIQVDLKLKDLLSKTNCTAYKVKKLYERITEELDEIDKSYLTIHETNVMRNLQDLNSVCKEDTKDIVKVISGYYSSMSEQAMSTISCAGNLSQQTKYFTDLLTSFLALSSSFQKQSWFSDVFLESAWKWEPISFCSEGSQGRNAISTESYITPINQYENYDESNSSCSASDQIGTHQRVSLDWFDSRNTFSSEHIAEVDWKHHIDKLKRTSQSLDILEMKFFVLRSRDIHFLQTLSGFEENDL, from the exons ATGAATACTGACATGCAAACCGATTCGTCaatgaatgttattattgacAAGTGTCCTTTACTTTTGTTTCTCATTCAAGTTGATTTGAAACTCAAAGATCTACTCTCTAAAACTAATTGCACCGCTTACAAGGtgaaaaaattgtatgaaaGAATTACTGAGGAG cTCGATGAAATTGATAAATCGTATCTAACTATCCACGAAACAAATGTTATGAGAAACTTGCAGGATTTGAACTCTGTATGTAAAGAGGATACCAAGGATATCGTTAAAGTTATTTCAGGCTACTACTCGAGTATGAGTGAGCAAGCTATGTCAACAATCTCCTGCGCCGGAAATTTGTCTCAGCAAACAAAGTATTTCACAGACTTGTTGACAAGTTTCCTTGCATTGAGCTCCAGCTTTCAGAAGCAGTCCTGGTTCAGTGACGTATTTTTAGAATCAGCTTGGAAATGGGAGCCGATCAGTTTTTGTTCTGAAGGAAGTCAAGGAAGAAATGCG ATTTCAACAGAAAGCTATATTACACCGATAAACCAATATGAAAACTACGATGAAAGCAATAGCAGTTGTAGTGCCAGTGACCAAATAGGAACTCATCAAAGAGTCTCCTTGGACTGGTTTGATAGCAGGAACACATTTTCGAGCGAACATATTGCAGAGGTGGATTGGAAGCATCATATTGACAAGTTAAAGAGAACCTCACAGTCATTGGACATCCTTGAAATGAAGTTCTTCGTCTTAAGAAGCAGGGATATACATTTTCTGCAAACACTGTCAGGTTTTGAAGAGAATGATTTGTAA
- the LOC120350787 gene encoding odorant receptor 2a-like isoform X1 — protein MLRCFGLRKKGEIENPYETYFKIATMTMQIIGLWKSGTKRELNYFIVVPFILLMVAGNVGILCAIYETRTNFTRSSETMLYLILLIHTLNAYLTMVYNLNKINRNLTAVEEKFLMFERNLKRPVDHMRASCQTSTIFFMKVVIGVVCSVHVSHFISSKSYLPNSPNKSLFFDVVLPYRPLDSEFYYYYAFIFEILIYIVEGCVNLSSITLNVGFLNILCVEIEIFGITLENISYFEKPNVSENRHSSELGGDKLEIDEVSYEEKQVISKIVNQHRYLISLMNDVQSILSFIVLDMFVTCEFMLCLCSFQIYQIYSTTSFVSLMKNICMLAALIVHEFVYFFFGQRLVSKTQDLHRSVYFCEWYNETKSFKNSMNIVHLRMNKPFTILAGKIIPVTLASFITCLKAAFSYFNLLRALSHT, from the exons ATGTTGCGCTGTTTTGGTTTGAGGAAAAAAGGTGAAATAGAAAATCCCTATGAGACTTATTTCAAGATAGCAACGATGACAATGCAAATAATAGGACTTTGGAAGAGTGGTACCAAACGTGAGTTGAACTACTTTATTGTAGTGCCCTTCATATTACTAATGGTAGCTGGCAACGTTGGCATACTGTGCGCAATCTATGAAACAAGAACCAATTTCACTCGAAGCTCAGAAACAATGCTTTATCTCATTCTATTGATTCACACTCTAAATGCCTACTTAACAATGGTCTATAacttgaataagattaatagaaATTTGACGGCTGTTGAAGAAAAATTTCTTATGTTTGAAAGAAATTTGAAGCGGCCAGTAGACCACATGAGAGCTTCTTGCCAAACAAgcacaatatttttcatgaaagttGTTATTGGAGTAGTATGCTCGGTTCATGTCAGTCACTTCATCAGTTCCAAGAGTTATCTACCAAATTCACCAAATAAATCGCTATTCTTCGATGTAGTTCTACCTTATCGTCCGTTGGATTCAGAATTTTACTACTATTATGCATTTATCTTTGAGATTTTGATTTACATTGTGGAAGGCTGTGTGAATCTGTCCAGTATAACCCTAAACGTTGGCTTTCTTAATATTTTGTGcgtagaaattgaaatatttggtATCACTCTTGAGAATATTTCTTACTTTGAAAAGCCAAATGTCAGTGAAAATCGTCATTCGAGTGAATTGGGAGGAGACAAGCTGGAAATCGATGAGGTATCCTATGAGGAAAAGCAAGTAATCAGTAAAATTGTCAACCAACATCGCTATCTAATCAG CTTAATGAACGATGTTCAATCAATACTGAGTTTCATTGTTCTCGACATGTTCGTGACATGTGAATTCATGTTATGTCTTTGCAGTTTTCAGATTTATCAG ATCTACTCAACCACATCATTTGTTAgtctgatgaaaaatatttgtatgtTGGCAGCGCTCATTGTTCACGAATTTGTGTACTTCTTTTTTGGACAACGTTTGGTTTCAAAG ACTCAAGATCTTCATCGATCTGTCTACTTTTGCGAATGGTACAATGAGACAAAGTCTTTCAAGAACTCAATGAACATTGTCCACTTGAGAATGAATAAGCCATTCACGATTCTGGCTGGAAAGATAATCCCAGTCACTCTCGCTTCTTTCATCACG TGTCTGAAAGCAGCCTTCTCTTACTTCAATTTGTTGAGAGCACTCTCACATACCTGA